A stretch of DNA from Planctomycetaceae bacterium:
GAGGAACGACGACTGAAGGAAGCCAGTTTCAACCTTCCCCGGGAACTGGCGGTGGAGGTTTGTGCGCTGCGAGCGGAATCCGCCGTTTACATCGACGAAAACGGCGAACATCCGCCGGGCTGGCTGCTCCACAACCTGACCGGTGTCTTTGACGAAGAACTGCTGACCGAAGAAGGCCGGCGCCGAGTGAAACCGCATCCCAACGGGACGGACGTATTTGTCGTGTCCGATGTCAGCTTTGACCAGCTCTACAACCGCGGACGAAACCTGAAGCTGCTTTCGTCCGCGCAGCTGATCGAGCGCATCCGC
This window harbors:
- a CDS encoding LptF/LptG family permease; the encoded protein is EERRLKEASFNLPRELAVEVCALRAESAVYIDENGEHPPGWLLHNLTGVFDEELLTEEGRRRVKPHPNGTDVFVVSDVSFDQLYNRGRNLKLLSSAQLIERIRNPSTGPVPVRGQSLALHSRVTRPILSMLSITIALPLVMRRESRSLIANMAICAAVLGFFYVFTQGSIILGSSGLISRPDLAAWIPVIVTGSTGVWTAGYVQT